In a genomic window of Tripterygium wilfordii isolate XIE 37 chromosome 8, ASM1340144v1, whole genome shotgun sequence:
- the LOC120003565 gene encoding uncharacterized protein LOC120003565 → MKLNPTKCSFGVTARKFLGYIVTQRGIEANPDEIRAILDLPSPKYVKEVQKLTGRVAALNRFVSRSSDKRHQFFTTLRKINNFDWTAECEEALQQLKEYLTSPPLLSKPKKNEQLYVYLTVSETAVSAVLVREEESKQLPVYYVRKSLLDVETRYSQMEKLTLALVTAAQKLRPYLQSHSIMVVTTFPMRNVLHKPELSGNQISGVADFVADFTPPIQDQAEKELFCIATPILGKWTLYVDGSSNVKGSGLGLVLISPEGSIIQRSVRCGFKATTNEAEYEALIAGLQLTEDMKIKNLVVHSDSQLIVNQLQGSYQAKDPKMASYLEAVKELQKQFDEFSLTLIPRVNNAHVDALVKLGSSIQTTEPQPIPVVYLKWPSVWKQYSTPEETMAIESAPPEEANEKGDDWMISIARYIQEGTLPDDRSEARRLQSKAARFTLFGGLLYKRSYSGPLLRCVTPKQAQYVLAELHEGECGNHSGGRSLTHRALSTGYY, encoded by the exons ATGAAACTAAATCCCACCAAGTGCTCATTTGGGGTAACCGCTAGGAAGTTCCTGGGCTATATCGTAACTCAACGAGGCATCGAAGCAAATCCTGACGAAATCAGAGCAATCCTCGACCTCCCTTCGCCAAAATACGTAAAAGAAGTGCAGAAATTAACGGGGAGAGTGGCGGCGCTCAACAGATTCGTATCTAGGTCATCCGACAAACGCCATCAGTTCTTCACAACGCTTcgcaaaataaataatttcgaTTGGACCGCCGAGTGCGAGGAAGCTCTGCAACAGCTGAAAGAGTACTTGACTTCACCGCCACTTTTGTCCAAGCCTAAAAAGAACGAACAGCTGTATGTTTATCTCACGGTGTCCGAAACAGCCGTCAGCGCAGTGTTGGTCAGAGAAGAGGAATCGAAGCAACTTCCCGTATATTATGTGAGAAAAAGCCTCTTGGACGTCGAGACCAGATACAGTCAGATGGAGAAACTCACGCTTGCCCTCGTAACAGCCGCCCAGAAGCTGAGACCATACTTACAAAGTCACAGCATCATGGTAGTGACCACTTTCCCTATGAGAAACGTACTACACAAGCCTGAATTATCCGG CAATCAAATCTCAGGTGTGGCAGACTTTGTCGCCGATTTCACTCCACCCATCCAAGACCAAGCTGAAAAAGAGTTGTTTTGCATCGCCACGCCAATCCTGGGAAAGTGGACCCTCTACGTAGATGGGTCGAGCAACGTCAAAGGCAGCGGACTAGGTTTAGTCTTGATATCACCAGAAGGGAGTATCATTCAAAGATCTGTACGATGCGGATTTAAAGCGACGACCAATGAAGCCGAGTATGAAGCTTTGATCGCCGGCCTTCAACTTACAGAGGACATGAAGATCAAGAACCTAGTTGTCCACTCAGATTCTCAACTGATTGTCAATCAATTGCAAGGATCCTACCAAGCAAAGGATCCAAAGATGGCGAGCTACCTCGAGGCAGTCAAGGAATTACAGAAGCAGTTCGACGAGTTTTCGCTAACGCTCATACCAAGGGTGAACAACGCCCATGTTGACGCACTCGTAAAGTTGGGGTCCTCGATTCAAACAACGGAACCCCAACCAATCCCGGTAGTATACTTGAAATGGCCATCAGTTTGGAAGCAGTACTCAACTCCTGAGGAGACAATGGCGATCGAGTCCGCCCCACCCGAAGAGGCCAACGAAAAGGGCGATGATTGGATGATATCCATTGCAAGATACATACAAGAAGGGACTTTGCCTGACGACCGAAGTGAAGCTCGACGCCTCCAATCAAAAGCCGCGAGGTTCACCTTGTTCGGAGGATTGCTCTACAAACGATCTTATTCTGGTCCATTACTCAGGTGCGTGACGCCAAAGCAAGCCCAATACGTGTTGGCCGAGCTACACGAAGGAGAATGTGGAAATCATTCCGGCGGTCGCAGCCTGACTCACCGCGCACTTTCGACGGGTTATTATTGA
- the LOC120003566 gene encoding uncharacterized protein LOC120003566 produces MGEKVKWPLKNTDGREKETTKCCGFHQVHGHKTTECKALLYEVNNLVNRGHLHDLLTERGKALLTKRKEKATEDDIPEPTETIAVIIGGSEISGISHSAAKRSARAAINPEARKGRPTKTPSDQVIMFTNNEATDLLDPHHDALVISIQVANCIIKRVLIDNGSSTNVLMLSTLKKMNIDENHVVRRSTILIGFGGEQKFTEGEIALPVYAGGINCQTKFLVLDCHSPFNIILGVHGSMR; encoded by the coding sequence ATGGGGGAGAAGGTGAAATGGCCGTTGAAGAACACCGacggaagagaaaaagaaaccacTAAATGTTGCGGCTTTCATCAAGTCCACGGGCACAAAACCACCGAATGCAAGGCCTTACTCTACGAAGTGAATAACTTAGTCAATCGCGGCCATTTGCACGACTTGCTAACCGAAAGAGGAAAGGCTCTCCTAactaaaagaaaggaaaaggccACAGAAGACGACATACCAGAGCCCACCGAAACTATTGCGGTCATCATTGGGGGATCGGAGATTAGTGGAATTTCTCACTCGGCTGCTAAAAGAAGCGCGAGAGCCGCCATCAATCCAGAAGCAAGGAAGGGGCGGCCGACGAAGACTCCTTCCGACCAGGTGATCATGTTTACCAATAATGAAGCCACCGATCTGTTAGATCCACACCACGATGCCCTTGTCATCTCCATCCAGGTAGCAAATTGTATAATCAAGCGGGTATTGATAGACAACGGTAGTTCGACGAATGTCCTGATGTTGAGCACTCTCAAAAAGATGAATATCGATGAAAATCATGTCGTTCGACGATCGACAATCCTAATCGGGTTTGGCGGAGAACAAAAATTTACCGAAGGTGAAATAGCATTGCCAGTCTATGCCGGCGGGATCAATTGCCAAACGAAGTTCCTCGTCCTCGACTGTCACTCACCATTCAACATAATCCTTGGGGTCCATGGATCCATGAGATGA